The Candidatus Limnocylindrales bacterium genome has a segment encoding these proteins:
- a CDS encoding DEAD/DEAH box helicase family protein, whose product MKLLFDKGTLILKEVPASLPIPPEFIFDNRVDKYRTQGYRYRWVVEYFKKNRISFEDWVPAYQKLQLTRRLQFDPHPFQREAIEAWKANKFLGIIELPTGAGKSYVAQMAIELTQRSTLVVVPTLDLMNQWYDLLGAAFGGNQVGLLGGGYYELNSLTVTTYDSATNHMERMGHRWGLIIFDECHHLPGPMYAHAAEMCIAPYRLALTATLERADGRHVLLEDLVGPVVYRKGIKDLAGAYLSDYEVKKITVHLSSEEQVEYTTARKEIDSFVREHGLSLSSIEGWKQFIIHSSRTPEGRRAMLAYQTSRKISMGTSSKLRALESLLKQHARDRVIIFTADNETVYTISQTFLIPAITHQTDTKERKAILEAFNRGDYSVLVTSKVLNEGVNVPEANVAIILSGSGSVREHVQRLGRILRRREGKHATLYEVVTKGTVEERISQRRSKHDAYQ is encoded by the coding sequence ATGAAACTTCTCTTTGATAAAGGTACCCTGATTTTAAAGGAGGTACCGGCTTCTCTGCCTATTCCTCCAGAGTTTATCTTCGATAACCGCGTTGACAAATACCGCACCCAGGGTTATCGGTACCGTTGGGTTGTAGAATATTTTAAGAAAAACCGAATATCTTTTGAAGACTGGGTCCCGGCCTATCAAAAACTTCAACTCACCCGTCGACTCCAGTTTGATCCCCATCCTTTTCAGCGAGAAGCTATCGAGGCCTGGAAGGCAAACAAATTTTTAGGTATTATTGAACTTCCTACGGGAGCCGGGAAGAGTTATGTGGCACAAATGGCTATCGAACTGACGCAACGAAGTACCTTAGTCGTAGTACCGACCCTGGATTTAATGAACCAATGGTACGATCTCCTGGGTGCTGCTTTTGGAGGTAATCAGGTTGGTCTTCTGGGAGGAGGATACTACGAACTGAATTCTTTAACAGTTACCACCTATGACAGTGCCACCAATCATATGGAACGCATGGGTCACCGCTGGGGGCTTATCATCTTCGACGAGTGCCATCACCTTCCTGGACCCATGTATGCCCATGCAGCAGAGATGTGTATAGCCCCCTACCGATTGGCCCTGACGGCAACCCTGGAACGGGCAGACGGCCGGCATGTCCTCCTGGAGGATCTGGTAGGACCGGTCGTTTACAGAAAGGGAATTAAAGATCTGGCCGGAGCATATCTGTCCGATTACGAGGTAAAAAAGATCACGGTACACCTTTCCTCAGAAGAACAGGTCGAGTACACTACGGCCCGAAAGGAAATTGACAGTTTCGTTCGGGAACACGGTTTGTCCTTATCCAGTATCGAAGGATGGAAACAATTTATCATTCACAGCTCTCGGACTCCGGAGGGCCGTCGCGCCATGCTGGCCTATCAAACCTCCAGGAAAATTTCCATGGGGACCTCTTCCAAGCTCAGGGCTCTGGAATCTCTTTTAAAACAACACGCCAGGGATCGGGTGATTATTTTCACGGCAGATAACGAAACGGTTTATACCATCAGTCAGACTTTTCTTATCCCGGCCATTACCCATCAAACGGATACGAAGGAGCGAAAAGCCATCCTGGAAGCTTTCAACCGGGGAGATTACTCCGTTCTGGTTACTTCTAAAGTACTCAACGAGGGAGTTAATGTGCCAGAAGCTAATGTAGCCATCATCCTTTCTGGATCTGGAAGTGTTCGGGAACACGTACAGCGGCTGGGTCGGATTTTAAGGCGCCGAGAAGGAAAACATGCAACCCTTTACGAAGTGGTCACGAAGGGAACCGTGGAAGAACGTATCAGTCAACGCCGGAGTAAACATGATGCCTATCAATAA
- a CDS encoding YnfA family protein, whose protein sequence is MHIIKSLLYFVIAGLCEIGGGYLVWLWLREGKSPWFAGIGALVLFLYGIIPTLQPANFGRVYAAYGGVFIVLSILWGWRVDRIVPDKFDIMGGCIALVGVLVMMYGPRG, encoded by the coding sequence ATGCACATCATTAAATCTCTGCTATACTTTGTAATTGCGGGCTTGTGTGAAATAGGAGGGGGCTATCTGGTCTGGCTTTGGTTGCGAGAGGGTAAGAGTCCCTGGTTTGCGGGTATAGGGGCCTTGGTTTTATTTCTTTACGGTATCATCCCAACCTTGCAACCTGCAAACTTTGGTCGCGTGTATGCGGCTTATGGAGGTGTTTTTATTGTTCTTTCTATTCTTTGGGGATGGCGGGTGGATCGGATAGTTCCAGACAAGTTCGATATTATGGGAGGTTGCATAGCCCTCGTGGGGGTATTGGTAATGATGTATGGGCCGAGAGGGTGA